One part of the Hydra vulgaris chromosome 01, alternate assembly HydraT2T_AEP genome encodes these proteins:
- the LOC136074227 gene encoding mitogen-activated protein kinase kinase kinase dlk-1-like, with protein MCINLKKLRHVNVFQFKGYCLRPSIIGFEYCCVKLNIVDDVNNLSQLIAVLNSDNTFELNERLNYIFQVLNGLAYLHQENIHCDLKPCNMLVKGKSEKDLVIKIADFDELLRLKQTFTSSCTTYSNFRGMPLSYTAPELCLCIVQRPSKESNIYSFGVSAFEILSDASA; from the coding sequence atgtGTATAAACCTCAAAAAGCTCAGGCATGtcaatgtttttcaatttaaggGCTATTGTTTAAGGCCTTCAATTATTGGATTTGAATATTGTTGTGTCAAGTTGAATATTGTTGATGACGTAAATAACTTGTCGCAGCTTATTGCTGTGTTAAATAGTGATAATACTTTTGAGTTAAATGAAcgattaaattacatttttcaagttttgaatGGACTAGCATACCTTCACCAAGAAAACATTCATTGTGATCTAAAACCCTGCAATATGCTAGTTAAAGGAAAATCTGAAAAagatttagtaattaaaatagcAGACTTCGATGAGCTTTTGAGGTTGAAACAAACATTCACATCTAGTTGTACAACGTATTCTAATTTTAGAGGCATGCCATTAAGTTATACTGCACCTGAACTTTGTTTGTGTATTGTTCAAAGACCATCTAAGGAAAGTAATATTTACTCTTTTGGAGTTTCTGCCTTTGAAATACTATCTGATGCTTCTGCTTGA